A genome region from Pygocentrus nattereri isolate fPygNat1 chromosome 10, fPygNat1.pri, whole genome shotgun sequence includes the following:
- the LOC108431654 gene encoding protein FAM13B-like isoform X2 codes for MGAGASVSLCQSASSVRVLKHSARVEPESRIPEPDPGAVFGVPLSRLRDAGKLQHGVPLVLKNMVEFLEKYGLQQNGVFRVCGSAPRCRTMRVCLDHGERMDLERGDVPIVASLLKLYLRELPCGLIPNTHSKRMQQALMDSKDGTELSEALKEILTHLPDDNYNILSYLLHFLSRVAAHSQWNHMTSENLATVFGPCIFRVPEGPRMLEEQTVCNTLTLHLLEKHSHLIPDTHTHTPSGDFAQPPPPLTDMTQEVQKEQSCNEGIMCGMSVEETKDMRAHLLITAEMQPLSSSGVEKENEAKNKDKEERIHPKQESCILGEDQSCCARSDTSPSLLQCAVDPPSPNNNNNNAHLYTHPGSNTDTHSNKTHSETHNKKRSKSRKTHSQRHTHTPNSAHITTITPPKPRNTHSHTLSESSISHTQNNHTHSKSSHTLSESSISHTQNNHTHSESNHTLSESSISQIQSNLTHSESNHTVSESSISQIQSNLTHSESNHTLSESSISHTQNNHTHSESSHTLSESSISHTQNNHTHSESSHTLSESSISQIQSNLTHSESSHTLSESSISQIQSNLTHSESNHTLSESSISHTQNNHTHSESSHTLSESSISQIQSNLTHSESNHTLSESSISHTQNNHTHSESSHTHTAHTHTEEEPRPVSICEQSSHNSQAPVWKATCAHPSPHCLILSQNQHISSQQDSASSSQSHIMSECMSTGNSADSSSETSVALLQLHIHSLKQAIRSFDDSFQHNHNYKAGHRDKTAEYKVASLKMDLCKARKQLKELRSRQCPDGLKKSHSSSTVLQAVSVPEIKPALEDTVKTLMQHLKEKRKELNLPDHVQDMSWAQLALEKMILQKSLLYYESLHGRPRSREERSVMRELYDRYRSVKKAFYTSNKQTNTTGKDADSDVCIQQPLCSMVSIPAQEDSNPAFILQLEEGKQETAPTNNTQAVNRAELLRQLRATREEKRRLRKILKEYEEAVLVKTGRSAQKEDQALMAAQYDRYKTLKARLKLLKSMLGKTHTQKAAR; via the exons CAAAGTGCATCGTCAGTGAGGGTGCTGAAGCACAGCGCTCGTGTAGAACCAGAGTCCAGGATCCCAGAGCCAGACCCTGGGGCAGTATTTGGGGTGCCACTGTCAAGACTGAGGGATGCTGGAAAGCTGCAGCATGGTGTACCCCTGGTGCTCAAAAACATGGTGGAGTTCCTGGAAAAGTACG GTCTCCAGCAGAAcggtgtgttcagagtgtgtggGTCAGCGCCACGCTGCAGGACAATGCGCGTGTGTTTGGACCACGGGGAGCGTATGGATCTGGAGAGAGGAGATGTGCCGATTGTGGCCTCTCTGCTCAAACTGTACCTGAGGGAACTGCCCTGTGGACTCATTCCGAACACACACAGCAAACGCATGCAGCAGGCACTCATGG ACTCTAAAGACGGGACAGAACTGTCTGAGGCGCTGAAGGAAATCCTGACCCATCTCCCTGACGACAATTACAACATCCTGTCCTACCTCCTGCACTTCCTGTCCCGAGTGGCCGCCCACAGCCAGTGGAATCACATGACCTCGGAGAACTTAGCCACAGTGTTTGGGCCTTGCATTTTCCG TGTCCCTGAGGGTCCCAGGATGCTGGAGGAACAGACAGTGTGCAACACCCTTACACTGCACCTTCTGGAGAAGCATTCACACCTGatcccagacacacacactcacacacccagcGGGGACTTTGCACAACCGCCCCCTCCTCTCACTGATATGACACAGGAGGTACAGAAG GAGCAGTCTTGTAATGAGGGCATCATGTGTGGCATGAGTGTGGAAGAAACCAAAGATATGAGGGCCCACCTGCTGATCACAGCAGAGATGCAACCACTGTCCAGCAG TGGagtggagaaagaaaatgaggcaaaaaacaaagataaagaagaACGAATTCACCCCAAACAAGA aTCCTGCATCCTTGGAGAAGATCAGTCCTGCTGCGCTCGCTCAGATACG AGCCCATCTCTGCTGCAGTGCGCTGTGGACCCCCCGTccccaaacaacaacaacaacaacgctCACTTATATACACACCCGGGTAGcaacacagacactcacagtaACAAGACACACTCAGAGACCCACAACAAAAAACGCTCCAAGAGCAGAAAGACGCACAgccagagacacacacacactccaaacagCGCACACATTACAACCATCACGCCCCCTAAACCCAggaacacacactctcacacactctctgagAGCAGcatctcacacactcagaacaatcacacacactccaagTCCAGCCACACACTCTCTGAGAGCAGcatctcacacactcagaacaatcacacacactccgAGTCCAACCACACACTCTCTGAGAGCAGCATCTCACAAATTCAGAGCAACCTCACACACTCTGAGTCCAACCACACAGTCTCTGAGAGCAGCATCTCACAAATTCAGAGCAACCTCACACACTCTGAGTCCAACCACACACTCTCTGAGAGCAGcatctcacacactcagaacaatcacacacactccgAGTCCAGCCACACACTCTCTGAGAGCAGcatctcacacactcagaacaatcaCACACATTCCGAGTCCAGCCACACACTCTCTGAGAGCAGCATCTCACAAATTCAGAGCAACCTCACACACTCTGAGTCCAGCCACACACTCTCTGAGAGCAGCATCTCACAAATTCAGAGCAACCTCACACACTCTGAGTCCAACCACACACTCTCTGAGAGCAGcatctcacacactcagaacaatcacacacactccgAGTCCAGCCACACACTCTCTGAGAGCAGCATCTCACAAATTCAGAGCAACCTCACACACTCTGAGTCCAACCACACACTCTCCGAGAGCAGcatctcacacactcagaacaatcacacacactctgagtCCAGCCACACGCatactgctcacacacacaccgaggAAGAACCCAGACCAGTGTCCATCTGTGAACAGTCCAGCCACAACAGCCAGG CTCCAGTTTGGAAAGCCACGTGTGCCCACCCCTCTCCTCACTGTCTAATCCTGAGCCAGAATCAGCACATAAGCAGCCAGCAAGACTCTGCCTCCTCCAGCCAATCACACATCAT GTCTGAGTGTATGAGCACTGGAAACAGTGCAGACAGTTCAAGTGAGACGTCTGTCGCTCTGCTTCAGCTCCATATTCACAGCCTCAAACAAGCAATCAGGAGCTTTGATGACTCTTTCCAGCACAACCACAACTACAAG GCTGGGCACAGGGATAAGACGGCTGAATATAAAGTGGCGAGTCTCAAGATGGATCTCTGCAAAGCCCGCAAGCAGCTCAAAG AGTTAAGATCAAGACAGTGTCCGGATGGACTGAAAAAGTCACACAGTTCATCTACTGTCCTGCAGGCGGTCAGTGTGCCTGAGATAAAACCTGCACTGGAggacacagtaaaaacactaatgCAGCACCTTAAAGAAAAACGGAAGGAGCTAAACCTACCAGATCACGTACAG GACATGTCTTGGGCTCAGCTGGCTCTGGAGAAGATGATACTGCAGAAGAGTCTGCTTTACTACGAGAGTCTTCATGGCAGACCG AGGTCCAGAGAGGAGCGGAGTGTGATGAGAGAGCTGTACGATCGCTATCGTTCAGTGAAGAAAGCGTTCTACACTTCAAACAAACAGACCAACACCACT gGAAAGGATGCAGACTCGGACGTGTGTATTCAGCAGCCACTTTGCAGCATGGTTTCCATACCAGCACAAGAAGACAGTAATCCTGCTTTCATCTTACAGCTGGAGGAGGGAAAGCAGGAAACGGCTCCGACAAATAATACGCAAGCAGTCAACAG GGCAGAGCTCCTGAGGCAGCTGAGAGCCACgagggaagagaagagacggTTGAGGAAGATTCTGAAAGAGTACGAGGAGGCGGTTCTCGTAAAGACTGGCAG GAGCGCGCAGAAGGAGGACCAGGCGCTCATGGCGGCGCAATACGACCGCTACAAAACTCTGAAAGCCAGGCTGAAGTTGCTGAAAAGCATGCTGGGAAAGACACACACTCAGAAAGCAGCCAGGTGA
- the LOC108431654 gene encoding protein FAM13A-like isoform X1, which translates to MGAGASVSLCQSASSVRVLKHSARVEPESRIPEPDPGAVFGVPLSRLRDAGKLQHGVPLVLKNMVEFLEKYGLQQNGVFRVCGSAPRCRTMRVCLDHGERMDLERGDVPIVASLLKLYLRELPCGLIPNTHSKRMQQALMDSKDGTELSEALKEILTHLPDDNYNILSYLLHFLSRVAAHSQWNHMTSENLATVFGPCIFRVPEGPRMLEEQTVCNTLTLHLLEKHSHLIPDTHTHTPSGDFAQPPPPLTDMTQEVQKEQSCNEGIMCGMSVEETKDMRAHLLITAEMQPLSSSGVEKENEAKNKDKEERIHPKQESCILGEDQSCCARSDTSPSLLQCAVDPPSPNNNNNNAHLYTHPGSNTDTHSNKTHSETHNKKRSKSRKTHSQRHTHTPNSAHITTITPPKPRNTHSHTLSESSISHTQNNHTHSKSSHTLSESSISHTQNNHTHSESNHTLSESSISQIQSNLTHSESNHTVSESSISQIQSNLTHSESNHTLSESSISHTQNNHTHSESSHTLSESSISHTQNNHTHSESSHTLSESSISQIQSNLTHSESSHTLSESSISQIQSNLTHSESNHTLSESSISHTQNNHTHSESSHTLSESSISQIQSNLTHSESNHTLSESSISHTQNNHTHSESSHTHTAHTHTEEEPRPVSICEQSSHNSQAAPVWKATCAHPSPHCLILSQNQHISSQQDSASSSQSHIMSECMSTGNSADSSSETSVALLQLHIHSLKQAIRSFDDSFQHNHNYKAGHRDKTAEYKVASLKMDLCKARKQLKELRSRQCPDGLKKSHSSSTVLQAVSVPEIKPALEDTVKTLMQHLKEKRKELNLPDHVQDMSWAQLALEKMILQKSLLYYESLHGRPRSREERSVMRELYDRYRSVKKAFYTSNKQTNTTGKDADSDVCIQQPLCSMVSIPAQEDSNPAFILQLEEGKQETAPTNNTQAVNRAELLRQLRATREEKRRLRKILKEYEEAVLVKTGRSAQKEDQALMAAQYDRYKTLKARLKLLKSMLGKTHTQKAAR; encoded by the exons CAAAGTGCATCGTCAGTGAGGGTGCTGAAGCACAGCGCTCGTGTAGAACCAGAGTCCAGGATCCCAGAGCCAGACCCTGGGGCAGTATTTGGGGTGCCACTGTCAAGACTGAGGGATGCTGGAAAGCTGCAGCATGGTGTACCCCTGGTGCTCAAAAACATGGTGGAGTTCCTGGAAAAGTACG GTCTCCAGCAGAAcggtgtgttcagagtgtgtggGTCAGCGCCACGCTGCAGGACAATGCGCGTGTGTTTGGACCACGGGGAGCGTATGGATCTGGAGAGAGGAGATGTGCCGATTGTGGCCTCTCTGCTCAAACTGTACCTGAGGGAACTGCCCTGTGGACTCATTCCGAACACACACAGCAAACGCATGCAGCAGGCACTCATGG ACTCTAAAGACGGGACAGAACTGTCTGAGGCGCTGAAGGAAATCCTGACCCATCTCCCTGACGACAATTACAACATCCTGTCCTACCTCCTGCACTTCCTGTCCCGAGTGGCCGCCCACAGCCAGTGGAATCACATGACCTCGGAGAACTTAGCCACAGTGTTTGGGCCTTGCATTTTCCG TGTCCCTGAGGGTCCCAGGATGCTGGAGGAACAGACAGTGTGCAACACCCTTACACTGCACCTTCTGGAGAAGCATTCACACCTGatcccagacacacacactcacacacccagcGGGGACTTTGCACAACCGCCCCCTCCTCTCACTGATATGACACAGGAGGTACAGAAG GAGCAGTCTTGTAATGAGGGCATCATGTGTGGCATGAGTGTGGAAGAAACCAAAGATATGAGGGCCCACCTGCTGATCACAGCAGAGATGCAACCACTGTCCAGCAG TGGagtggagaaagaaaatgaggcaaaaaacaaagataaagaagaACGAATTCACCCCAAACAAGA aTCCTGCATCCTTGGAGAAGATCAGTCCTGCTGCGCTCGCTCAGATACG AGCCCATCTCTGCTGCAGTGCGCTGTGGACCCCCCGTccccaaacaacaacaacaacaacgctCACTTATATACACACCCGGGTAGcaacacagacactcacagtaACAAGACACACTCAGAGACCCACAACAAAAAACGCTCCAAGAGCAGAAAGACGCACAgccagagacacacacacactccaaacagCGCACACATTACAACCATCACGCCCCCTAAACCCAggaacacacactctcacacactctctgagAGCAGcatctcacacactcagaacaatcacacacactccaagTCCAGCCACACACTCTCTGAGAGCAGcatctcacacactcagaacaatcacacacactccgAGTCCAACCACACACTCTCTGAGAGCAGCATCTCACAAATTCAGAGCAACCTCACACACTCTGAGTCCAACCACACAGTCTCTGAGAGCAGCATCTCACAAATTCAGAGCAACCTCACACACTCTGAGTCCAACCACACACTCTCTGAGAGCAGcatctcacacactcagaacaatcacacacactccgAGTCCAGCCACACACTCTCTGAGAGCAGcatctcacacactcagaacaatcaCACACATTCCGAGTCCAGCCACACACTCTCTGAGAGCAGCATCTCACAAATTCAGAGCAACCTCACACACTCTGAGTCCAGCCACACACTCTCTGAGAGCAGCATCTCACAAATTCAGAGCAACCTCACACACTCTGAGTCCAACCACACACTCTCTGAGAGCAGcatctcacacactcagaacaatcacacacactccgAGTCCAGCCACACACTCTCTGAGAGCAGCATCTCACAAATTCAGAGCAACCTCACACACTCTGAGTCCAACCACACACTCTCCGAGAGCAGcatctcacacactcagaacaatcacacacactctgagtCCAGCCACACGCatactgctcacacacacaccgaggAAGAACCCAGACCAGTGTCCATCTGTGAACAGTCCAGCCACAACAGCCAGG CAGCTCCAGTTTGGAAAGCCACGTGTGCCCACCCCTCTCCTCACTGTCTAATCCTGAGCCAGAATCAGCACATAAGCAGCCAGCAAGACTCTGCCTCCTCCAGCCAATCACACATCAT GTCTGAGTGTATGAGCACTGGAAACAGTGCAGACAGTTCAAGTGAGACGTCTGTCGCTCTGCTTCAGCTCCATATTCACAGCCTCAAACAAGCAATCAGGAGCTTTGATGACTCTTTCCAGCACAACCACAACTACAAG GCTGGGCACAGGGATAAGACGGCTGAATATAAAGTGGCGAGTCTCAAGATGGATCTCTGCAAAGCCCGCAAGCAGCTCAAAG AGTTAAGATCAAGACAGTGTCCGGATGGACTGAAAAAGTCACACAGTTCATCTACTGTCCTGCAGGCGGTCAGTGTGCCTGAGATAAAACCTGCACTGGAggacacagtaaaaacactaatgCAGCACCTTAAAGAAAAACGGAAGGAGCTAAACCTACCAGATCACGTACAG GACATGTCTTGGGCTCAGCTGGCTCTGGAGAAGATGATACTGCAGAAGAGTCTGCTTTACTACGAGAGTCTTCATGGCAGACCG AGGTCCAGAGAGGAGCGGAGTGTGATGAGAGAGCTGTACGATCGCTATCGTTCAGTGAAGAAAGCGTTCTACACTTCAAACAAACAGACCAACACCACT gGAAAGGATGCAGACTCGGACGTGTGTATTCAGCAGCCACTTTGCAGCATGGTTTCCATACCAGCACAAGAAGACAGTAATCCTGCTTTCATCTTACAGCTGGAGGAGGGAAAGCAGGAAACGGCTCCGACAAATAATACGCAAGCAGTCAACAG GGCAGAGCTCCTGAGGCAGCTGAGAGCCACgagggaagagaagagacggTTGAGGAAGATTCTGAAAGAGTACGAGGAGGCGGTTCTCGTAAAGACTGGCAG GAGCGCGCAGAAGGAGGACCAGGCGCTCATGGCGGCGCAATACGACCGCTACAAAACTCTGAAAGCCAGGCTGAAGTTGCTGAAAAGCATGCTGGGAAAGACACACACTCAGAAAGCAGCCAGGTGA
- the phyhipla gene encoding phytanoyl-CoA 2-hydroxylase interacting protein-like a translates to MEGPGLGRGVPASPREGLVKNVSLESLQLCERDGKAEDSGVVEMELPVPVNIRISNITCDSFKICWDMDPRTKEKITHYFIDLNKKENKNSNKFKHKDVPTKLVAKAVPLPMTVRGHWFLSPRTEYTVAVQTASKQSDGDYAVSEWSDIIEFCTADYSTVHLTQLLQKAEVIAGRMLPFTVFYRNQNQEYFDYCRNEQGGRMLPSVKDNSGSHGSPLSGKLEGIFFSCNTEFNTGQPPQDSPYGRYRFQIPAEELFGPDTRLYFGDFYCMYTAYHYVILVLAPRGSPGDIYCSERLPELDVTDNRFLTRVCGQDGRVEFRHAQDVILELIYTEPVELARGSVAQISGHQLMSLSTINAKKDPSCKTCNISVGR, encoded by the exons GTAAGGCAGAGGACAGCGGTGTGGTAGAGATGGAGCTCCCCGTGCCTGTGAACATCAGGATCAGTAACATCACCTGTGACTCCTTCAAGATCTGCTGGGACATGGACCCTCGCACCAAAGAGAAAATCACTCACTACTTCATCGACCTCAAcaagaaagagaacaaaaactCCAACAAATTCAAACACAAG GATGTTCCCACTAAGCTTGTTGCCAAGGCGGTGCCGCTGCCAATGACAGTGCGAGGCCATTGGTTCCTGAGCCCAAGAACAGAGTACACGGTTGCCGTGCAAACGGCATCCAAGCAGAGCGATGGAGACTACGCCGTCTCAGAATGGAGTGATATTATAGAGTTCTGCACTGCAG ATTACTCGACTGTGCACTTGACTCAGCTGCTTCAGAAGGCTGAGGTCATCGCTGGCAGAATGCTCCCCTTCACAGTTTTCTACCGCAATCAGAACCAGGAGTACTTCGACTACTGCAG aaaCGAGCAGGGAGGCCGAATGCTCCCTTCAGTGAAGGACAACAGCGGCAGCCACGGCTCTCCCCTGAGCGGTAAGCTGGAGGGCATCTTTTTCAGCTGCAACACCGAGTTCAACACGGGCCAGCCGCCGCAGGACTCACCGTACGGCCGCTACCGCTTCCAGATCCCGGCTGAGGAGCTCTTCGGCCCAGACACACGGCTCTACTTCGGTGACTTCTACTGCATGTACACGGCCTACCACTATGTCATCCTGGTGCTGGCACCACGAGGCTCACCAGGAGACATCTACTGCAGCGAGAGGCTGCCTGAGCTTGATGTCACTGACAACCGCTTCCTGACGCGCGTGTGCGGCCAGGACGGACGCGTGGAGTTCCGTCACGCGCAGGACGTCATCCTGGAGCTGATCTACACAGAACCCGTGGAGCTGGCGCGGGGCAGCGTGGCTCAGATCAGCGGACATCAGCTCATGAGCCTGTCCACCATCAATGCAAAGAAGGATCCCAGCTGCAAGACCTGCAACATTAGCGTGGGACGCTAA